The Hoplias malabaricus isolate fHopMal1 chromosome X2, fHopMal1.hap1, whole genome shotgun sequence genomic interval acacacagagcagtatTAAGAAGCAGGGCCCTAGCGGCGACTGAGTGAATTGCAGCGAGGCGCTAAAAAGAGATTATTTtccaaaacattaataaaacaattcGATTTCACATTCTGAAATGTTCTTCCTCTTCAGTGTAGTTTACTGTCGGTGGTTTATTTCACCTTTGACCTCTGTGTGGTTCCTCACTGCGAGGGCTCTGCTCTCCTCGTGCACTGGGAACGTACCATTAATACGTGAAAACGAGATGAGAACGACTATAAAAGACGTATGAACGATAATATAATACGTGATGGTCATGAGATGTTTAAATACCTTGTCCCCGGACATTAATAAGTAGTCGCCACACTTTGaatatctcacacacaccaaattAATTCACACACGAATAAGTCATGGCCAcacattattaattcattagcATTAAATATCCAGGGTCCAGTTCCCATGTCTTATTAAGTCATTCCACACATTATTCCATTCCCATGACTTTTGAAGTCCCCCCAAGTTATTAAGTCGTTCTCATTAAATATCTTCAGTCAGTCATTCCCACACATGGAGGAATTTAACAAGTTGTTCCCACACATTAATTAACCATTTCATTGCATTATTAAGTGGTTCACATGCACTGATTTATTATGATGGGATGTCACCAGCAGGGCACTCTACAGACACCACTTTACCACAACTAGCAACAACCAGGGCCTAAAGGttaacatccacagctgatgtgcccttgagcaagacaacTGCTTTCTGGGCACGTGCCattgccctgtgtgtgtgtgtgtgtgtgtgtgtgtgtgtgtgtgtgttcactgtcatgGGTGGGTTAAATACAGCAGTCCAGCTTCAGCaggcatatatttatatatatatatataatctcaaTTTCACTATCAGCATCCTATGAAACTTGTGGGACACCACACTAACCAGATAACAGCATCTCACCCACTACGTCACATACCATCACTTTATATAGCGCCCTGTAGAGGGCTGGAGGTCAGAGAAatcattaaattattaataattctgcATTTGTGTTGTAGTCTcacagacgtctggttccattcacgaCTGGAGAGAGAGCTCTGCGAATGAAGCATGAAATAAACATCAGGACTGAAGACACTCTGAGTGCGGACTCTTAGAATAGAGCTGTTTGTATTTGGTTTTTCTGGTTAAAAGCATTAGAGAAGTGTtggcagtattttttttttcacctcgAGTGTTTCCTGAAATTTGAGgtcaggaagtgtgtgtgtgtgtgtgtttactttgcTGAGATAATGGCAGATGAGCCGCCTGTCAGAGCTGTGGAGGTGGATAAAGCCTTCCTGAAGTCTGTGAGAGGTTTACTGAAGGCAGCAGAGATGGTGAGCAAACTTATGAAGTTttgatttttagttttaaaCTCACGACTCTGACGTCAGTCGTAACACTAGCGCTCTCAGAGACGTGAAGGAGGAAGGAGGACTTCTCCCTGGAGAAAACACAAGTCAAATCTGTGAGTTTTAGTGAAAATACGGGAGGAATTCGCTCTGTTGGAGAGGAGATGATTACACAGTGCTACACACTGAGGTGCAGTACTTACTGAACTGTCATTAAGTGCCTCCTCTCACTTTTAACGTCCTGAAACTGCACAAAATACACTACAAACAGAAATGAACTCGTGCTCAACTCAAATGATGAAGTATCGTAAAGCTGTAATAAGAATCAGTTATCAGTTAAAGTGCTGTAAAGtgaaatgatgatgatgtaaaTCAGTTAGAGTCAGAGTTAGATGATCACATGTGAAAGTGCAGTGGAATTAatttaacattcaaactacaccATAATCATTAAGTTGTAGATAATCATTAAATCATGTAGAGTCTGTGAAAGTGTACGTCTCTcagtgtgtatctctctctctctctctgtttgtgcgTCAGCTGGTGGTTTTCGTGGCGTTTGTGTGTTTTGCGGCGGCTGATAGGCCTCAGTACATCGCAGCGTCCTGTGTGGAGTTCATCATCACCCTCGCGTTCCTGCTGCTGTACCTTTTCAAACTCAACAAAACACTCACCTTCTTCTTCTGGCCCCTCATCGTACGTCATCCCTTCATCCACACGTTTACAACCGCTCCACACGCCTCAGGCCTCCGGGGAAAACAGGACTGTTCTATAAACACAAgctaaaaatgaatataaatacgCTTTAATACACCACAATAATCTActgagaaaatatataaaacattctgcttcacaaataaaataaatcatagtTTTAGATTTTTAACAAGTGTTTGACACGATTTACACAGAGCAGCAGTTCTTTAAATTGAaggaatgaaccaatagaaatgctgtaAATATCTTTAAAGTAATGTGCATTAAGCCTTTTTCCTTTTAACtttattaaaagtttaaaagtacaacacattttaaataataaatatttgaatatatttgtatttacacttttaaaggACACAGTAACTTCATATAAATCTGTAATgaagataataaataatattggtttttttttttccacaggacGTGTTCAACTCTTTCTTTGctgcactgtttatttttatacttaGCATCGTCGCTATCTCCACATACACAGTGAAGGGGACGTTAGCCGGAGGGGTGAGTCAACAACCATTTTAAAACCAAAATGCTATACTTAGGAACATGacaaatatgtttgtttattatgtATCTACAACTTATAATCTATAATAATCTGTAAATTATAATTAGCTAAGTTGCTaatgtggtggtgggggtgttTTGGTGTCAtgagtggttgctatggtattgtTGCTAGGGGAACTGCTGGCTGCTGCAATATTTAGAGCAGCTGATTGAATATAGTTAGGGCTTTGGTGTTTAGTGTTGATTTATTATAACATTATATTGTACATTGTTATATAATAGTTACATGGTTGCTAAACTTTTCTTATGGTACACCATGGCTTACTAATATACTGCCTACTGCATACTTCACTAGTATGTACTGCATACTGACTCTCGTATAGTATTCATTACAGTAAGAGCCGAAACATACTACACGCATGGACGCTAACGCCTGTCCAATGCTCTGAAAACGCACAGCAAACTCAACATGTGATCCTACGTTACTGTGGCGCTGTCTGTGGAATTGGATGAGGAATGGTATGAGGAACCAATTCTATGAGTGACTCCAGAGAATTAATCATGACTGTTAATAATAGACAACTTGAATCTCActgtagcgccccctgcagCAATGCTCTGAACACAGCTCGCACTTGTGGTGTATTTATGAAACACGTTgaggcattttttaaaatgtaactacTTGTGAAACATAGCTCGGAGAATGTGCGTTCACGTCCTTGCGTAGAGTATGTTTCAGCCCTAACAACTATTCTCATACAACGTAGCGTAGTACAGTCACAATTCAGTCACCGCACCTTTACCCCAGAGCTGTGAAGTTGTCAGAGAACATTTTTAAGAGGGAGAACTTTAAAAATGTCCTACTTTTTGGTTATTAAAACCAATCACTGCTGCTAGGGCTGTTGCTAATTGGCTGCTGTTATGCTCCAAGTGGTTGCTAGAGCGTTGCTAGGTTTTTGTTTGGTGGTAGCTAGTGGGTTGCTATAATATTCCAAGTGGTTGCTAGGTTTTCTTTAAGTATTTGTTAGAGTTTTGCTGAGGTATGACAGGCTGTGGAAGGTTTCTGAAGTAGTTTGGGGCAGGGTTTGTTTTGATATTCCAGATGGTTGCCGGAGTATAGCCGGGTGGTTGGTGTGACACTGTGTTCTGAGTCGTTGGTAGGATGTAAGTATGGTTTTCCACGTGTTTTTTACAGTGGTAGAAGTGGTTTCAAGAGCGATGCTTGGTGGTTTTTAGGTGGTGTCTGTGATATTGCTGTAGTGTCTCAGGTCATTGTTAGGTCAAGGCAGTTGCTATAGTTGTCCATATATTTATTATGGGATTATTCCTCAATTAAGTTCTTCAGaaaatctttaaaaacacacaatgtaaaatacacaaaataaataattaacaaatgaaatgaacccacttctttctgttttctctctgtttgagCAGATCGTGTGTTTGATGGCTGTGGTTTTGTGGTGTGTGGACGGTTATTACCTCTTCAGGAAGATCACATTCAATCAGCGGAGAGGAGCGACTAGTTAAGAACAGACTGATTTAAATGAACAGATAGTTGACTAATGAGTGAATTAttccagtttattgtcattCCCTAAGTTTGATCATTGGAAGATGTCCACATTGCCATCGAGCTCGtgttaaaacagtaaaataaaacagttctTATTTGGACACAAAGATGTATTTAGTTTTTAATGCTgtgttaagccccgcccacctcACTGATGTTATAGTGCTTCCACACAGAGTGTTCTCCCATCTAAAGTTGTGTAGATCCTCCTCCTGCTGCACAGCTCTGATCCATTACGGCACGGACTTCACGAGGCCTCTCTTCTCTGGCACCAACACATCAGCAGCAGGTGGAGGTGGTGTCTCCGTGCACAGCCCACAGACGCGCTTGAGATCAGATTGAGATGTGGGGATATTGGAGAAGAGCATGTCACTGGGCGTCCTGCCTCGGGCCAACGATGGAACACCAGAACAGACCTGCGTTTTGGAGAagctctgaccaaaacattatgaccatcacaCTTTGGATTCTAGCAAATGAGAAGATCGGACTGTTCACCTGCTCGCTGATATCTCCCACCCCCcaacagggggcactgtaaCAACATAATCAGTTTTATTTAGTGCACCTCTCTGTGCTTTTAATATTTCGTACAAAATTCCAGAaatgacaaaataaacaaataaataaacaaataaaaccttaCAATATCATTGATGTGgagcactgaatagcacccctTCTGGAGcattaattaaatatgaatacatgagtgagtgaatgagtgagtgttcctccagggtgtgttcccgccttgcgcccaatgattccgggtcggctctggacccttctccaccctgaactggataagggttacagataataataatgagtgagtgggtgagtgtgtatgagagtgagtgtgtgagtgtgtatgggagtgagtgagtgagtgagtgggtgagtgagtatgagagtgagtgtgtatgggattgagtgtgtaagtgagtgggtgagtgagtgagtgtgtatgggagtgagtgagtgagtgtgtatgggagtgaatgagtgggtgagtgagtgagtgtgtatgggagtgagtaagtgagtgtgtatgggagtgagtgagtgggtgagtgagtgagtgtgtatgggagtgagtgagtgagtgagtgtgtatgggagtgagtgagtgggtgagtgagcgagtgggtgagtgagtgtgtatgggagtgagtgagtgagtaagtgagtgggtgagtgagcgagtgggtgagtgagtgtgtatgggagtgagtgagtaagtgagtgggtgagtgagtgagtgagtgggtgggtgagtgagtgtgtatgggagtgagtgagtgagtgagtgggtgagtgtgtatgggagtgagtgagtgagtaagtgagtgggtgagtgagtgggtgagtgagtgtgtatgggagtgagtgagtgagtgagtaagtgagtgagtgagagagtcagtgggtgagtggatgattgagtgagtgagtgtgtatgggagtgagtgagtgagtgagtgggtgagtgagtgggtgggtgagtgagtgagtgagtgtgtatgggagtgagtaagtgagtgtgtatgggagtgagtgagtaagtgagtgggtgagtgagtgagtgagtgggtgggtgagtgagtgtgtatgggagtgagtgagtgagtgagtgggtgagtgtgtatgggagtgagtgagtgagtaagtgagtgggtgagtgagtgggtgagtgggtgagtgagtgtgtatgggagtgagtgagtgagtgagtaagtgagtgagtgagagagtcagtgggtgagtggatgattgagtgagtgagtgagtgagtaagtgagtgggtgagtgagggagtgggtg includes:
- the LOC136677491 gene encoding chemokine-like factor, coding for MADEPPVRAVEVDKAFLKSVRGLLKAAEMLVVFVAFVCFAAADRPQYIAASCVEFIITLAFLLLYLFKLNKTLTFFFWPLIDVFNSFFAALFIFILSIVAISTYTVKGTLAGGIVCLMAVVLWCVDGYYLFRKITFNQRRGATS